The genomic interval GAACTAACACAAAGGTTGGATAAAATAGGCATACAGGAATTGTTGATTTGCGATTTTTTATTATCGTTTTTCTGTAAATTCACCACCACTTATTAACATAACATGGGAGATCTCCAAATAAAGAAAACGCCAAAGTCATACGACGCCGTCATTGTTGGGTCTGGAGCCGGTGGTGGTATGGCCGCTTATACACTTGCCAATGCCGGATTAAAGGTTTGTTTGCTTGAAGCAGGGCATGCCTATGATCCCCAAAAAAATATTACCCAATTAAAGAACCCCTGGGATTCACCCCGCCGGGGTGCTTCCACCAAATACAGGCCGTTTGGTGATTTTGATGCCTGTTATGGAGGTTGGGACCTGGATGGGGAACCTTATACCAAAAAAGATGGAACACAATGGGATTGGTGGCGTGCCCGTATGGTGGGTGGTCGTACCAACCACTGGGGGCGTATCTCCCTGCGATTTGGTCCAAAGGATTTTAAACGAAGAAGTATCGATGGACTGGGTGACGATTGGCCAATTGGGTATGAAGATGTAAAGCCGTATTATGACCGGGTGGATAAGTTGATCGGGGTTTTTGGCACCAATGAAGGATTGGAAAATGACCCTGACGGTTTTTTCCTGCCCCCTCCCAAACCCCGTCTCCATGAATTGTTTATTAAGAATGCGGCACAAAAAGCCGGTGTGAAAGTCATTCCCTCCCGACTTTCTATTCTAACTAAAAAGATCAATGAAGACCGGGGTGAATGTTTCTACTGTTCGCAGTGCAGCCGCAATTGCAGCATTGCCAAAGCGGATTTCTCCTCTTCGAATGTACTGATCAATCCCGCCTTAAAAACGGGCAATATCGATGTGGTAACAGAAGCCATGGTGCGTGAAGTACTTACCGACAAGGAAGGACTGGCCACCGGGGTTTCCTATATCAACAAAGCAGACATGCAGGAGTACCAGGTAACGGGGCGTACGGTGATACTGGCCGCCAGTGCCTGCGAAACCTCACGGATCATGCTCAACTCCAAATCACCTCGTCATCCCAATGGCATTGTTAATTCAAGTGGTGTGGTAGGGAAATACCTGCATGATTCCACCGGTGCTGCTATGGGTGGCATCCTTCCCGATCTGCTGGGACGTAAACGTTATAATGAAGATGGTGTGGGAGGTATGCACGTGTATTCTCCCTGGTGGTTGGACAATAAGAAATTGGATTTTCCCCGTGGATATCATATTGAATATTGGGGAGGCATGAGCCAGCCCGCCTATGGTTTTGGTTGGGATATTCATGGCCTCAATGGCAAGTATAAAGTAAATGGGGTGCAAAAACAGGCAGGTGGATATGGTAAATCACTTAAAGAAGATTATCGTTATTTCTATGGTGCTGGTGTAGGTATGGCGGGCCGGGGTGAAGCTATTCCCACCGCGGATAATTATTGCGAAATTGATCCCAATGTGGTTGACCGTTATGGTATCCCCGTTTTGCGTTTTCATGTAAAATGGAGCGAACATGAGATCAAACAGGCCCGGCACATGAAGGAGACCTTTAAAGAGATCATGGATGCCATGGGTGCTGTCATCACCTGGGGTGATACAGATGGCCCGGAGAATGACTGGGGAATTTCCAAACCGGGTGAGATCATCCATGAGGCTGGAACCGCACGTATGGGCAGCAACCCCAAAACTTCGGCGCTTAATGGCTGGAATCAGGCGCATGATTGCAAAAACCTGTTTGTGGTGGATGGTGCAGCCTTTACCTCACAGGCAGACAAGAATATCACCTGGACGATTCTGGCATTGAGTATGCGGGCCTGTGAGTATATCATTGATCAAATGAAAAAACGCAGTTTATAAATCAGGCATCAGCCTTTAACGAAAACCTATGGACAGAAGAGAATCCCTACGTTTGTTAGCCACCGGCGCGATCGCCGGGGGATCACTGCTGGCAGGTTGTAATGACAAAGACGGATCACCTGCAACGGCGGGAAATCCCGATGACATCAAATTCAATCTTGACCGTGCACCGGAAGAACAGGAAAGGGACAGCAAGCTTATGCGGGAGACTTTCTTTACTCCGGAAGAAATGGTGACCATCGGCATCCTGGCTGATATCATCATTCCAAAAGATGAGGTGAGTGGCAGTGCCACGGATGCCAAAGTACCCGACTTCATTGAATTCATTGTAAAGGATATGCCCTCACATCAAAACCCGATGCGGGGTGGGCTTCGCTGGTTGGATGTTCATTGCCTGAAGGAATATGGTAAACCGTTTAGCGCCTGTTCCAGTGCCGATCAAATGAAAGTGGTAGAAGCCATAGCGTATCCAAATAATGTTAAACCTGGTTTTGAACAGGGGGCCTCTTTTTTTACCCTAATGCGCAATCTTACTGCCACTGGTTTTTATACCTCGGAGATCGGTGTAAAAGATGTAGGGTACGTGGGCAACACACCTAACAAATGGAATGGTGTACCCTATGATGTACTCAAGCAATATGGTTTGAGTTACACCGATAAGGAAAACCAGGAATGTGTCAAATATGATTGATCATTTCTTTTTTCATTTTTTATAATTCAGGCCCTCCCCTTTTACAAATTATCAACTAATTAAATTACTTAAATAACCATGTCATCCCGTCGCAAATTCATACAACAAACCTCCCTGGCTGCTGCCGGGTTTATGATCGTCCCCCGCCATGTGCTGGGTAAAGGATATATCGCCCCCAGCGATAAACTTAATATTGCCGGAATTGGAGCAGGAGGAAAAGGGCAAAGCGACCTCGCTGAGTTTGCCAAGAGTCCACACGTAAATGTGGTGGCCCTTTGTGATGTAGATGACCGTCAGGCAGTGGCCTCGCGTAAGAAATTCAGCAATGCTCCTTATTACAAAGATTTCAGGGAGATGCTGGCAAAAGAGCATAAGAATATTGATGCTGTTTCGGTATCCACGCCGGATAATACGCATGCCGTGGCTACGATCGCGGCCATGCAATTGGGAAAACATGTGTACACCCAAAAGCCGCTTACCCATGATATTTACGAAGCCCGGATGCTTACGGAAGCTGCCAAAAAATACAAGGTAGTAACCCAGATGGGCAACCAGGGAGCTTCGGGTGATGGGGTACGGAGAAGTAAGGAATTGGTGAATGCAGGTTTAATAGGCGATGTGCATACCGCATTGGCCTGGACCAACCGCCCGGTATGGCCTCAGGGCATCCCCACCCCTACCGGGAAATATGATATACCTGCAGAACTGAACTGGGATCTCTGGCAGGGACCAGCCAAGTCTATTGACTACAATCCGGCTTATCTCCCTTTTAACTGGAGGGGTTGGTGGGCCTATGGTACCGGTGCGTTGGGCGATATGGCCTGTCATATCATGGACCCTATCTATCGCATTTTACCTATTTTATATCCTGATTCAGTAGAATGCTCCGTTGCAACAGTATGGAGAGAAATGTGGAATGACACCCAGAACCTGGATGCCTGTCCGCCTTCTTCGATTATTCACCTGAATTATCCGCGTACTGATGGAAAGGGAAATATCAAAGTATCCTGGTATGATGGTGGTCTGCTGCCACAGCGTCCGGATGAATTATTGCCCGAAGAGGCTTTTGGCAACTGGGATGGTGGTGTGTTGCTGATCGGGTCAAAAGGAAAGTTGCTGATGGATTGTTACGGTGCCAATCCCCGGTTATTGCCCACGAAGTTGATGAAGGAGACCAATCTTCCCGGGGAAACAATTCCCCGTGTTAAAGAAGGCCATTACCTGCAATGGGTCAATGCCTGTATCGCGGGGTATGGCAAAATGGAAACCAGTTCGCCCTTTGAATTTGCAGGGCCATTTACCGAAAGTATTTTGATTGGAAACCTGGCCATCCGTAGCTGGATGTTGAAAAATCCAAAACTGAAAGGTTGGGAAGATAAATATCTTGGGCGCAAAAAACTGATCTGGGATGCCAAAAATATGCGCATCACGAATTTTGATGAAGCCAATCAGTTTGTGAAAAGGGAATACCGGGAAGGCTGGTCTTTATAACAAGGATCAATTATCCCGCCTGTTTCTAAACGCTTCCGTCTTGCGATTGATCTCATCCGCCCGATGGGCCAATCGGGCACCGAAGGCTTTTCGTAAACGGCTCATATATCCTTTACTAAACCTGTTCCCTCCTACCTGGATACTTTTAAGTCTTTTCAGTTTACGGAGAGGTTCCAGGGGTAATTCTTCCAATTGGTTATTGCCCAGGTTGATGGATTCCAGATCCTGCAAATCACCCAATCGTTTATCGAGTAAACGGATCCGGTTGTACTCAACTCCCAATCTTCGTAATTGACGGATCCTGAAAACGACAACGGGCAATTTCTCAAAACGGTTCATGGCCAATTGGAGGGTTTGCAGCTTTTGCATTCCCGATAATTCATCCGGAAGGTCATTCAATTCATTGCTTACAACCATCAGGGTGTGTAGTTGCCGCAGGCGTCCTATGCCGGCTGGAAGTGTGCGCAGCTGATTGAATGAAAGGTCAAGCCAACGCAGGTTGGAAATATCACCGATTTCATCCGGAACAACGGCAAGGGTACTTCCCTGCAGGTCCAATTGTGCCAGACTTTTCCATTCTCCCAAATTGACCGGCC from Chitinophagales bacterium carries:
- a CDS encoding GMC family oxidoreductase; protein product: MGDLQIKKTPKSYDAVIVGSGAGGGMAAYTLANAGLKVCLLEAGHAYDPQKNITQLKNPWDSPRRGASTKYRPFGDFDACYGGWDLDGEPYTKKDGTQWDWWRARMVGGRTNHWGRISLRFGPKDFKRRSIDGLGDDWPIGYEDVKPYYDRVDKLIGVFGTNEGLENDPDGFFLPPPKPRLHELFIKNAAQKAGVKVIPSRLSILTKKINEDRGECFYCSQCSRNCSIAKADFSSSNVLINPALKTGNIDVVTEAMVREVLTDKEGLATGVSYINKADMQEYQVTGRTVILAASACETSRIMLNSKSPRHPNGIVNSSGVVGKYLHDSTGAAMGGILPDLLGRKRYNEDGVGGMHVYSPWWLDNKKLDFPRGYHIEYWGGMSQPAYGFGWDIHGLNGKYKVNGVQKQAGGYGKSLKEDYRYFYGAGVGMAGRGEAIPTADNYCEIDPNVVDRYGIPVLRFHVKWSEHEIKQARHMKETFKEIMDAMGAVITWGDTDGPENDWGISKPGEIIHEAGTARMGSNPKTSALNGWNQAHDCKNLFVVDGAAFTSQADKNITWTILALSMRACEYIIDQMKKRSL
- a CDS encoding gluconate 2-dehydrogenase subunit 3 family protein, producing the protein MDRRESLRLLATGAIAGGSLLAGCNDKDGSPATAGNPDDIKFNLDRAPEEQERDSKLMRETFFTPEEMVTIGILADIIIPKDEVSGSATDAKVPDFIEFIVKDMPSHQNPMRGGLRWLDVHCLKEYGKPFSACSSADQMKVVEAIAYPNNVKPGFEQGASFFTLMRNLTATGFYTSEIGVKDVGYVGNTPNKWNGVPYDVLKQYGLSYTDKENQECVKYD
- a CDS encoding Gfo/Idh/MocA family oxidoreductase, with amino-acid sequence MSSRRKFIQQTSLAAAGFMIVPRHVLGKGYIAPSDKLNIAGIGAGGKGQSDLAEFAKSPHVNVVALCDVDDRQAVASRKKFSNAPYYKDFREMLAKEHKNIDAVSVSTPDNTHAVATIAAMQLGKHVYTQKPLTHDIYEARMLTEAAKKYKVVTQMGNQGASGDGVRRSKELVNAGLIGDVHTALAWTNRPVWPQGIPTPTGKYDIPAELNWDLWQGPAKSIDYNPAYLPFNWRGWWAYGTGALGDMACHIMDPIYRILPILYPDSVECSVATVWREMWNDTQNLDACPPSSIIHLNYPRTDGKGNIKVSWYDGGLLPQRPDELLPEEAFGNWDGGVLLIGSKGKLLMDCYGANPRLLPTKLMKETNLPGETIPRVKEGHYLQWVNACIAGYGKMETSSPFEFAGPFTESILIGNLAIRSWMLKNPKLKGWEDKYLGRKKLIWDAKNMRITNFDEANQFVKREYREGWSL
- a CDS encoding leucine-rich repeat domain-containing protein; this translates as MKKNWTIVSFFLLLANSLLAQPQKGYFNDLKAALADPQAVEFLNLSSSGLTEFPTGIEQMTALKKLDLGDNEISVIPEFLGSLSQLTYLRLDNNPIKQFPKSITKLSKLEVLSARGIQLEAWPVNLGEWKSLAQLDLQGSTLAVVPDEIGDISNLRWLDLSFNQLRTLPAGIGRLRQLHTLMVVSNELNDLPDELSGMQKLQTLQLAMNRFEKLPVVVFRIRQLRRLGVEYNRIRLLDKRLGDLQDLESINLGNNQLEELPLEPLRKLKRLKSIQVGGNRFSKGYMSRLRKAFGARLAHRADEINRKTEAFRNRRDN